CTAAATTACCGATCGCAGTTCCCCGACCAATCCAAGCTTCCCAATAATCTTGTTTAATTTCCAAAGCGTTATCATAACAAGCGATCGCTTCGGCAAATTGTTCTAAATAAAACAGCGCTACTGCCTGATTATACCAAGCTAAGTGGAAGTCAGGTTTGATGGCGATCGCTTGGCGATAGGAAGCGATCGCTTCTTGGCGACGACCTAAGTTGTCTAATGCTATACCTCGGTTGTACCAAGCTAAGTAGAAGTCGGCTTGAACTGAAAGGGCTTTATCCCAGGAGGCGATCGCTTCTGACCACCTTCCTAGATTAAACAGCACTACACCCCGGTCTATCCAAACTTCGTGGTACTCTGGGTTAATTTCTAGGGCTTTGTCGTAGGATATAATCGCCTCTGCAAATTGTTCGCCTACAGCTAGGGCTATCCCTCGGTGATACCAGTTTTCCTGGTCTTCTGGTTCCAAATGCAGCGCTTGATCGTAACTATAAATAGCTTCTGGTAGCCAACCTAACTTCAGTAGCGCCAAACCCTTGCTAGACCAAGCTTCTTGGTAGTCTGGCTTGACTTCTATGGCTTTGTCAAAAGAAGCGATCGCTTCTTCAAAATATCCTAATTCCCCGAGAGTTCCACCCCGGTTGTACCAAGCTTTGTAGAAGTCGGGTTTTAGTTCTATGGCGGTTTCGTAAGATGCGATCGCTTCTTCAAAACGTTCTAAATGGAACAGTATCAAGCCTCGATTAAACCAATACTCTGAGAATTCAGGTTGAAGTTCAATAGCTCGATCGTAAGATGCGATCGCGCCTAACAAATCACCTGTTTTCGCTTGGCTTAGACCTTGGTAAAACCATCCTTGAGCGTTAGTAATCGGATTATTGCTATGTCGCTCAATAATACCAGGAGAATTACTGCTTTGAACTGCCAAGTTAGAAGCAAGCTGCTGGACTAAATTGGTACTCTGATCCAATTTCACCCACAACTCATCTAATGTATTAGCTACATTTGGCTCTAAATTTGTCAAAGCGCTATCCCAGTTTTCCACTGAGGGAGAAGAAGTTGTTAATTCACTTCTTGGCCTAGTAGAAAGGAGATTTACTCCTGTTGTACTTTGAACAACTTCTTCATCATCGAACCTCAGTTGGGCTAATGAGGTGATTGAATCTTCCTTTGCGGGGAGAGGGAGATTTGCGGGTATTGTGGTTTGGGCTTCTTCCCTTTCATACTCCAATACCAGTTCCTCTAAATTTTCGGTGAATGTTTCCTCAAAAGAGACATTTTCAGATGCTGGCGTGATTGGTTCAACATCTGGCACATTATATTCCCATAACTGCTCACCTAAGCTACGAATTAGCTCTTGCCCAGGCGAAATTGGGATAATTTCTTCATCGGTTGTGATTTCTACAACATCTGGCTCATCATACTCCCATAACTGCTCGCCTAAATTGCGGATTAGTTCTTCCCCAGGAGTGATTTCTACGACATCTGGCTCATCATACTCCCATAACTGCTCGCCTAAATTACGGATCAGTTCTTCCCCAGGAGTAGTTTCTATGACATCTGGCTCATCATACTCCCATAACTGCTCGCCTAAATTGCCGATCAGTTCTTCCCCAGGAGCGATTTCTACCCCATATTGTTCAGGAGTAATTTCTAAGCCCGCTTCTGGATAATTCTCCTCATCCTCTATCTGTGTAGGTGAGTTTTGCATCATTCGGATGCCAATGTCATAAGCAACATCTCCAATTCTGCCAACACCAAGTTCCCCCAATTGCACCATCTGTGATGCTAAAAGAGGATTCGGCGCAGGTGAAGCTAGCAAGCTTTCGCCAAACGTCACCAACCAATCTATCCAGCGTTCAGCCGGAATTCGATTTTCGACCCGTTGCAGATACCTCAATGCCCACTGTCGTCCTCGTGCTTGATGCACGCCTTCTAACAATTGGATAAACAATTGTTCCAGATCCGCATTGGTTAGTTCTGGTAGTATCTCCACCAGATTGTGTCCTCTTGCACCCTTGAGAGAACTAGCCTGCTTACTTTCAATGAGGCGCTTTAAAAGCCTTTTAAGCGACTGCGATATCCGCCTGAGCATCTGCCACACTATTGGATTTTGTTTTTCTAGATTGTAGCCATCGTTGTGTTAAAAAAATCATCAATTACGTAAAAATCCATTAGATTAGGACAGCGCTTCCGTCGCAGGTTAGCAAAAAATATACCAAAATTCAAGAGTAAAGCATTACAACGTTACAATTCCCGATTCGACTAATTTTCTGTTTGCTCTGTAGTCGATTGACCAGCAGGATACAATTGATTTATCAATGCCTGGACAAGCACTTGTGGATCGTCTGTCTCAACG
The Nostoc punctiforme PCC 73102 genome window above contains:
- a CDS encoding CHAT domain-containing protein — its product is MLRRISQSLKRLLKRLIESKQASSLKGARGHNLVEILPELTNADLEQLFIQLLEGVHQARGRQWALRYLQRVENRIPAERWIDWLVTFGESLLASPAPNPLLASQMVQLGELGVGRIGDVAYDIGIRMMQNSPTQIEDEENYPEAGLEITPEQYGVEIAPGEELIGNLGEQLWEYDEPDVIETTPGEELIRNLGEQLWEYDEPDVVEITPGEELIRNLGEQLWEYDEPDVVEITTDEEIIPISPGQELIRSLGEQLWEYNVPDVEPITPASENVSFEETFTENLEELVLEYEREEAQTTIPANLPLPAKEDSITSLAQLRFDDEEVVQSTTGVNLLSTRPRSELTTSSPSVENWDSALTNLEPNVANTLDELWVKLDQSTNLVQQLASNLAVQSSNSPGIIERHSNNPITNAQGWFYQGLSQAKTGDLLGAIASYDRAIELQPEFSEYWFNRGLILFHLERFEEAIASYETAIELKPDFYKAWYNRGGTLGELGYFEEAIASFDKAIEVKPDYQEAWSSKGLALLKLGWLPEAIYSYDQALHLEPEDQENWYHRGIALAVGEQFAEAIISYDKALEINPEYHEVWIDRGVVLFNLGRWSEAIASWDKALSVQADFYLAWYNRGIALDNLGRRQEAIASYRQAIAIKPDFHLAWYNQAVALFYLEQFAEAIACYDNALEIKQDYWEAWIGRGTAIGNLVNSDALLNLSSNITAANPALQQGGYEGKLASYEEGLKHLRTDTHPEGWGRLHLAIANTYYDQGKKHPNPRDYWRKAASEYHQALLTLTLEYFPLFHLEVLQSLSKVLMGLGQTTQVQELLQRGTDLLRQLLSEETRSDESKKQLALKFAGFDQLAVDLAVESGDLVEAWEIAEQGKNACLNWLLSGWNNNFYSPHYGAIQQLFNPTTAIIYWHISPVALHTFILKDQAPSPILLFTPMQDAGAIPLGEDAIRLNELPLPEAVQRLIEFENWLEDWHQQYQEYRTTAQDKESKSQHSWRVDMEQKLVQLYGILNISTIAQELEGITQLVLIPHRDLYRLPIHTLFHLSSPSQEELPNVESNFTVTYLPSAQIGLSIRTEDIWQWQNQLLLSVEHPESAGYPPLKFAKLESEVVSQMFNNIQRIQGAEATKNIVENALFDNYNIFHFTGHVTNNLAEPKKSELALAGEEKLTLDEIYQQNLSTYNLITLSACENLSINNHTISSEYVSLASSFVSQGVPHIVSTLWSVESSASALVMIEFYRRLQLNKSAVTALAEATRWLKELTAGELTKWYEDILNNLHPEELRIQTYLATQLYRNSKMASDKNLYNHPYYWAAFTITGKPN